The nucleotide window CCACCATCTGGTTTGGTATGAGGCGCATGAATCTGCCGAATCTGCCATTACCCGAGAAAAACAGATTAAGAAATGGGAAAGGGCATGGAAACTGAAACTTATTGAACAGGGCAACCCACAGTGGAATGATTTGTATGAAAGTATTTGTAAATGATTTCTGGATTCCCGCCAGAATCTTTGCGGGAATGACGAGCATCGTTGGCAGTCCGTAGGCTGTGCTGCGCCCACCAAAAAAGATTTGAAAAATGGCGGGCAAAGCCTACCGGCTGCTCAAACTCCACCAAAAGGAAAACCCTTGTCATTGAGGGCAATTGATTTTATAAAAGGATTAGGGTAAAGTAAGCAGCACGGAAGGTTG belongs to Bacteroidota bacterium and includes:
- a CDS encoding GIY-YIG nuclease family protein codes for the protein MKKFYVYILCSRRNGTMYTGVTSNLVKRVYEHKQNLVEGFTKKYNVHHLVWYEAHESAESAITREKQIKKWERAWKLKLIEQGNPQWNDLYESICK